One region of Tachysurus vachellii isolate PV-2020 chromosome 11, HZAU_Pvac_v1, whole genome shotgun sequence genomic DNA includes:
- the LOC132853630 gene encoding tumor necrosis factor receptor superfamily member 5-like isoform X2, giving the protein MLSYVCYGIIVDPEANPDNTGGMAGIHSGWDASLSQGISFTRSVVMKDCHGDYSTRCKPCSKGTFMNEPNGLHACFQCKICENGFYISQDCTTMQDTVCGVLDGFYCIRYSDEKRDCSLAIKHSKCKPGEQIKTPGTKASDTVCEPCSPGFYSPEGVNCSKWTDCSARNEIEDEEGTSIRDVQCKPRNWNMRYGLIAVLLTAAVALLLVVLYLKYRLEIKSTRTLNSPVEETGPQTSVFAPSTSPLAETQKTESPDRQPDSNKEHLVHGNIL; this is encoded by the exons ATGCTGTCCTATGTGTGCTATGG GATTATTGTGGATCCAGAAGCCAATCCTGATAATACTGGGGGTATGGCAGGGATACAttctggatgggatgccagtctgTCACAGGGCATCTCATTCACAC GATCAGTGGTTATGAAAGACTGCCATGGTGATTACAGTACAAGATGCAAACCTTGTTCTAAAGGAACATTTATGAATGAACCAAATGGGCTACATGCCTGCTTTCAGTGTAAAATCTGTGAAAACG GCTTTTATATTTCACAAGACTGTACAACAATGCAGGATACAGTTTGTGGGGTGTTGGATGGATTTTATTGCATTCGTTATTCAGATGAGAAAAGAGATTGTTCACTTGCAATAAAACACAGTAAATGCAAACCTGGggaacaaataaaaactccaG GTACAAAGGCATCAGATACCGTTTGTGAGCCCTGTTCTCCAGGGTTTTATTCTCCTGAAGGTGTGAACTGCTCTAAATGGACAGA CTGTTCAGCCAGAAATGAGATTGAGGACGAAGAAGGCACTTCCATTAGAGATGTTCAATGCAAACCAAGAAACTGGAATATGAGATATGGCCTCATAGCAGTTTTACTCACGGCTGCAGTTGCACTTTTGCTTGTAGTATTATACTTGAAGTACAGGCTAGAAATTAAAA gtaCCAGAACCTTAAAT AGTCCTGTAGAGGAAACAGGCCCTCAAACTTCAGTATTTGCCCCATCAACCAGTCCACT ggcagaaacacagaaaacagaatCGCCAGATCGCCAACCAGATTCTAACAAGGAACACTTGGTGCATGGGAATATATTGTGA
- the LOC132853630 gene encoding tumor necrosis factor receptor superfamily member 14-like isoform X3: MYSDKIMKPTRLKLLLNIFGICATFTYGEKCGQSEYLSAADECCPMCAMGSVVMKDCHGDYSTRCKPCSKGTFMNEPNGLHACFQCKICENGFYISQDCTTMQDTVCGVLDGFYCIRYSDEKRDCSLAIKHSKCKPGEQIKTPGTKASDTVCEPCSPGFYSPEGVNCSKWTDCSARNEIEDEEGTSIRDVQCKPRNWNMRYGLIAVLLTAAVALLLVVLYLKYRLEIKSTRTLNSPVEETGPQTSVFAPSTSPLNTENRIARSPTRF, from the exons ATGTATTCTGACAAAATAATGAAACCCACGCGTCTGAAACTTCTTTTGAACATATTCG GTATCTGTGCTACTTTCACATATGGAGAGAAATGTGGACAAAGTGAATATCTATCAGCAGCTGACGAATGCTGTCCTATGTGTGCTATGG GATCAGTGGTTATGAAAGACTGCCATGGTGATTACAGTACAAGATGCAAACCTTGTTCTAAAGGAACATTTATGAATGAACCAAATGGGCTACATGCCTGCTTTCAGTGTAAAATCTGTGAAAACG GCTTTTATATTTCACAAGACTGTACAACAATGCAGGATACAGTTTGTGGGGTGTTGGATGGATTTTATTGCATTCGTTATTCAGATGAGAAAAGAGATTGTTCACTTGCAATAAAACACAGTAAATGCAAACCTGGggaacaaataaaaactccaG GTACAAAGGCATCAGATACCGTTTGTGAGCCCTGTTCTCCAGGGTTTTATTCTCCTGAAGGTGTGAACTGCTCTAAATGGACAGA CTGTTCAGCCAGAAATGAGATTGAGGACGAAGAAGGCACTTCCATTAGAGATGTTCAATGCAAACCAAGAAACTGGAATATGAGATATGGCCTCATAGCAGTTTTACTCACGGCTGCAGTTGCACTTTTGCTTGTAGTATTATACTTGAAGTACAGGCTAGAAATTAAAA gtaCCAGAACCTTAAAT AGTCCTGTAGAGGAAACAGGCCCTCAAACTTCAGTATTTGCCCCATCAACCAGTCCACT aaacacagaaaacagaatCGCCAGATCGCCAACCAGATTCTAA
- the LOC132853630 gene encoding tumor necrosis factor receptor superfamily member 14-like isoform X1, translating into MYSDKIMKPTRLKLLLNIFGICATFTYGEKCGQSEYLSAADECCPMCAMGSVVMKDCHGDYSTRCKPCSKGTFMNEPNGLHACFQCKICENGFYISQDCTTMQDTVCGVLDGFYCIRYSDEKRDCSLAIKHSKCKPGEQIKTPGTKASDTVCEPCSPGFYSPEGVNCSKWTDCSARNEIEDEEGTSIRDVQCKPRNWNMRYGLIAVLLTAAVALLLVVLYLKYRLEIKSTRTLNSPVEETGPQTSVFAPSTSPLAETQKTESPDRQPDSNKEHLVHGNIL; encoded by the exons ATGTATTCTGACAAAATAATGAAACCCACGCGTCTGAAACTTCTTTTGAACATATTCG GTATCTGTGCTACTTTCACATATGGAGAGAAATGTGGACAAAGTGAATATCTATCAGCAGCTGACGAATGCTGTCCTATGTGTGCTATGG GATCAGTGGTTATGAAAGACTGCCATGGTGATTACAGTACAAGATGCAAACCTTGTTCTAAAGGAACATTTATGAATGAACCAAATGGGCTACATGCCTGCTTTCAGTGTAAAATCTGTGAAAACG GCTTTTATATTTCACAAGACTGTACAACAATGCAGGATACAGTTTGTGGGGTGTTGGATGGATTTTATTGCATTCGTTATTCAGATGAGAAAAGAGATTGTTCACTTGCAATAAAACACAGTAAATGCAAACCTGGggaacaaataaaaactccaG GTACAAAGGCATCAGATACCGTTTGTGAGCCCTGTTCTCCAGGGTTTTATTCTCCTGAAGGTGTGAACTGCTCTAAATGGACAGA CTGTTCAGCCAGAAATGAGATTGAGGACGAAGAAGGCACTTCCATTAGAGATGTTCAATGCAAACCAAGAAACTGGAATATGAGATATGGCCTCATAGCAGTTTTACTCACGGCTGCAGTTGCACTTTTGCTTGTAGTATTATACTTGAAGTACAGGCTAGAAATTAAAA gtaCCAGAACCTTAAAT AGTCCTGTAGAGGAAACAGGCCCTCAAACTTCAGTATTTGCCCCATCAACCAGTCCACT ggcagaaacacagaaaacagaatCGCCAGATCGCCAACCAGATTCTAACAAGGAACACTTGGTGCATGGGAATATATTGTGA